The nucleotide window CGCACGGGGGGTGCCGTGCACTGGGATTATTGTGCGCCGGGATTATCGTGCACGGGGGCTGCCGGGCACCGTGGGCACTGTGGGGCCAGGCCTGGCCTCTCCCCCTTGCCCCCCGTGGCCCACGGAGCCCGGGGGGGTCGTTGGCGTTGTTGGGCCCCTCCGGTTCTTGCGGTGCTCGGGGTGCCGGTGGGTGCCGGGCGAGAGCGCGGGTGCACAcgcgtgtgtgtgcgtgtgtgtgtgtgtgtgtgcgtgtgcgtgtgCGTGTCCCCGTGGGTGTTTGTTGTCGTGCTGCCGTGGGCCCCGGCGTGCGTCTGcctgtctgcctgcctgcctgtctgtctgtctgcgCGGGTCCCCACTGCCTGTTTGTGTCACCGGGAGCGGGTGCCAGCGCGCGGCTCTGTGTCGCTCTGTCTGTCTGTGGCTCGGCGTGTGTCCGTGCAACAGCCCCCCCCCATCCCATTCCATCCCTCGcacgggggctggggggctgtggcGGTGGGTTTGGGGCCggctgggggggctgagggggccgGGACATGCGGCCCGGGCTAACCCCAGCCCGATGCCTGCAGTGCAGATCATAAATCAGTGCCGGCTGGAGCTGGAGGGCCGCGGGCTCCCCGGCACGCAGCCGCCTGTGTGGGGACGTGGAACTCGCTGGCTTTTTGGTTgtcccccccccgagcccccctgAGCCTTGGGAACAATTGTCCTCGCACCGCCTGTCCCCCCCCttgtcccctgtccccctgctctgctgtcacGGCCGGGGGGCTGGCAGACAGCCCGTGCCACCCGGCTGCGGGCACAGCCAGGGCCTCTGCGGGGTGATGGGGACAGTCCCCAAGCTGTCACCGGCGAGGGCAGGGGCACGGCTGACCGGTGCCACGGTCCTGTTTTGCAGGTGACACCCCCGTGGCGTCCTCGGAGCTGTGGAGCGACTGGTGACATTGTCTGGGCccggaggaggaagaggaagagagggtGCTCCGTGTCACttgtccccagtgtccccaccGAGCCTGGGGGACACGGAGCCGGAGCCGTGCCCACGGTGCCCGATGCCCGGTGCCGGCTGATGGATCGCCCTGGCGCGGTGCGGCGGTGGCCCCGGTGGAGCAGGACCGGGTGCCCCGGGGGTCTGGGTGTCACCTCCCTCCCCCGCTGAGCTCCGGAGCCGGTGGGAGCAGCGAGCAGGGACGAGGACATCTCATCCCCCGCTGCCGAGACGCGCGTCCCCGTGCGGAGCATGGCGCGGTGCTGAGCTGCCGGCCCCGGCCATGGCGCGGCAGGGAGCGGGGGCCCTGCTGGCCTCCGGCACTTTGGGGttccccccccaaaacctgGCCCGCGTGGTGGTCTGGGAGTGGCTGAACGAGCACGGGCGCTGGCGGCCCTACTCGGCCGCCGTCTGCCACCACATCGAGAACGTGCTGAAGGAGGACGCCCGCGGCAGCGTGGTGCTGGGCCAGGTCGACGTCCAGCTGGCGCCCTACGTCATCGACCTGCAGTCCATGCACCAGTTCCGGCAGGACACGGGTAAGGGGAGGTGCTGGGATGGGTGTGCGGGCAGCCAGGGGTCTGCTGGGGGTGGATGGCAGGGGATGGATGGGTCTGTCTGTCCCAGGgtgtgtccgtctgtccgtgTCCTCGCTTTGCTGCTTCATTtgctccttccttctgttgttcCATGCATGCGCCCACCCGTCCCAGCGTAGCACGGCGTATTTGGCCAGCATTCCATTTGTGTGTCTGTCCAGCCAGCCCTCCTGGTGTGTGTCTGTCATTCCATCCGTCCACCTGACTGACCATCTGTCCAGCCAtccatccgtccgtccgtccatccatccatccagttctccatccatccacccatccatctccatcatctccatctccatctccatccatccatccatccatccatccatccatccatccatccatttATCCGTCCATTCATCCAGTTCTCCACCCATCCATCCGTCTGTCTGTCCACCCACCCATCaacccatccatccatccatccatccatccatccatccatccatccatccatccatccatccatccatccatccatccatctatccacccacccacccactgCCCCACCTGTCCATctgtccttcccctccccatccaTCTGTCCGTCCCATTCCTCCTatcctcccctgctccccctgggCCCACTCCTCActccccattcccttccccCCTGGAAAAGGCCCCActttgggggctgggggggagctgtGGCCACGTGCCACCCCCCCGGCTGGGCCACACAACCAGGACAGGCGTCCTCGGGGAAATCACGCCCCGTCCCGCGCCGCCTCCCGGCCCAAACCCCATTAACCGTGACCCACTAAACCAGCACGTGCTGGCTGCGCCCCGGGGGACTCACTGGGGACGAGTGATGGGGTCTGGGGGTGCTGTGGGACCCTTGTGGGTGTGCGCCCTGCTCGCCTGCAAGGTCCCCAAATGTCCCATTTCCCGGTGCTGGGTGCTCCTGGGGACACGTGCCTGTGCcggggtgggtttggggtgcAGCGTGCCACCAGagtgggtgctgcaggctgtCCCCTGCCGAGGTGACAAGTCGGTGGTGCTCGGGGACATGAGGGGCCATGCTGGAGGTCCTGCTGGTGCCACTCCAGCGTGGGCTGGGAGGCTGGGGACCGGGGGGGAGCTTGGCACGGGGACAAAGCCATGGGTGTGGAATGAGGTGACCCCGTTCCGAGCAGCAGGGGCGTGCACCCGCGGGACACGGGTGGGACGTGGGCACgagtgggcagcaggaggagggacgTGGATACGGGGAGGCTGTGGGATGTGGGAGGTGGGGGCAAACACCAGTGGGATGCGGGACACGGATGTGAGCAGGATGTggacgtgagccagcagtggggTTTGGGACGTGGACATGAATGGGCAGCGGGATGTAGGGCACGGCTGTGAGCGGGGTGCGGTGTGAGCAGGCAGAGGGTTTGGGGTGAGGACCCGAGCGGGTAAGGGCTGCTCTCGGGGGGCTGAGGCAGCACGGACCCCCCCACGGGGCCACGGGCAGCGCTGCCTCAGCACCAGGCGGCAGCTGGGGCCAGGCGCTGCTGCCTGCCCGGCTGGTGATTAATGACCCTTATTAGAGTCGTTAATAGGGCTGGGCAAACGCTGCCGGCCGGGGATGGAGGCGCAGCGTGCTGTCTGAGCAGGGCACGGCGCGGCCAAGGTgcaggggcacggggctgggggctgcgacGTGCACCCTGTAGGTCTGGGCGAGCTGCGAGGCTGCTGCCGAGACCATTTTGGCTGCAGATAAATAGGGAGGGAGCAGAACTTGGCTTTGCACGGGGGCCGAGCCGAGGACAACGCCGTGACAGCAAGCCCTGGTTCCCAGCTGTCAGGAAACCCCTCCTGACCGGGAAATGTGTCCCCAGCCAGGGACGTGTGGGCTGAAGGGATGGAAAAAGGCGCTCGGGGTCGAGCAGCATCACCCTTCCCTCAGCCAGGACGTGGTGTGGGAGCGCAAACACCGCCGTGACCGCTCCACGAGTCCCCGGGGagggctgtgcaggcagcagcgcGCTGCAGACACCGCTATCGATCGCTCCCGGTGGCTGCGGGTGGTTGTCCTGCACCCTGCGGGGCTTCGTGCCCAAAATCCCTTTCCCTAGGGGGGGTGGCtggtgggctgggagcagcccaggcGTGCGCTGagccccgtgtccccgcagGCACCATGCGCCCCGTGCGCAGGAACTTCTACGACCCGTCCTCGGCGCCGGGGAAGGGCATCGTGTGGGAGTGGGAGAACGACAACAGCTCGTGGACGCCCTACGACATGGACATCTGCATCACCATCCAGAACGCCTACGAGAAGCAGCACCCGTGGCTGGACCTCTCCTCCCTGGGCTTCTGCTACCTCATCTACTTCAGCAGCATGTCGCAGATGAACCGGCAGACGCAGCGCAAGCGCCGCCTGCGGCGCCGCATGGACCTGGCCTACCCGCTCACCATGGGCTCCATCCCCAAATCCCAGTCGTGGCCGGTGGGCGCCAGCACGGGGCAGCCCTGCTCgtgccagcagtgcctgctggTCAACAGCACCCGCGCCGCCTCCAACGCCATCCTGGCCTCGCAGCGCCGCAAGCTCTACCCCGGCGGCGCGGGGACGCTGCCCGTGCGGCAGAGCAGCACCTTCGCCGGTGGCACGCTGTGGccggcggggacggggacggcgGCGGGCGGCGTGGCCAAGGGGGAGACGCCGAGGGCGCCCGCCGGGGCTTTTGGGCGCAGCCAGAGCGCGCCCAGCGGTGCGCAGCTGCCCGGCCTCAATAATCTCAACCGGCCCGGCACGCAGCGGGGGGCCGGCGTCAGCGCCCGCGCCGCGGTGCCCCCGGGGTAAGCTGGGTGGCCCCGGGAAGGGGACGTGTGTGGTGTGGCTGTGGATGCTGGGTGGGGTGGCACAGGGTGGCGGCAtggcagaggggaggggaggtggcaTGGGATGTGTTGTCTCATGGAACAGCGCCAGTTGTCACCGCTCGGTCACCGTGTCACCGCCAGGCATGGGGACGTGGTGGCACATCCTTGTTCCACGGTGCCCATGCCCAGGGCTGTGGAGATttgtgctgtgccgtgccgtgccgtgcccctCCATGCCACTccatgccatgctgtgccaCTCTGTGCCACGCTGTGCCGTGCCACTTTGGCTGGAGGAGAAGTGGTGCCAGCTCCCAGGGTGGTTGTGTCCCCACTGTCCAGCGTGGGGTCTGTCACCCCAGAGTGTCCCCGTGCCAccaagcagggctgtgggggacTCGTGGTTATGGCACCGCAGCCTGGTGTCCCCTGTGCCGAGGGAATGTCACCGAGGCCAGCAGCACGATGGCCAAGTCCCTGTGGCCGTATCCCTCTGTGGGTTGGCCAGGGGTCCCCGCGGGGCTCTGGGCACGGGGCTGTCACCAGCCAAGGGACAGCAGGGGACAGTGGATGGATTCTGGGAACCAGCCCGGATCCAGACCCCAGCTATTCGGTgggagctgccaggaggggAGCGAGCACCCAGGGCTGGCACTGAGCCCTGGTGGGGGGACAAGGGGAAGGAAATCCTGTCCCATCCCTCCCCGCCTCCTGCCACCACGGGCTGGGAGGTGCAGCGGGACAGCTCTGTGCAGTGACGGTGACAGCGCGCCAGGTGCCACCTCC belongs to Aythya fuligula isolate bAytFul2 chromosome 17, bAytFul2.pri, whole genome shotgun sequence and includes:
- the LOC116495988 gene encoding E3 ubiquitin-protein ligase DTX1-like — its product is MARQGAGALLASGTLGFPPQNLARVVVWEWLNEHGRWRPYSAAVCHHIENVLKEDARGSVVLGQVDVQLAPYVIDLQSMHQFRQDTGTMRPVRRNFYDPSSAPGKGIVWEWENDNSSWTPYDMDICITIQNAYEKQHPWLDLSSLGFCYLIYFSSMSQMNRQTQRKRRLRRRMDLAYPLTMGSIPKSQSWPVGASTGQPCSCQQCLLVNSTRAASNAILASQRRKLYPGGAGTLPVRQSSTFAGGTLWPAGTGTAAGGVAKGETPRAPAGAFGRSQSAPSGAQLPGLNNLNRPGTQRGAGVSARAAVPPGVPALPVKNLNGTGPVHPALAGMTGILMCAAGLPVCLTRAPKPILHPPPVSKSDIKPVPGVSGICRKTKKKHLKKSKNPEDVVRRYIQKVKTPPDEDCTICMERLVTSSGYEGVLSHRGIKPELVGKLGKCGHMYHLLCLVAMYNNGNKDGSLQCPTCKAIYGEKTGTQPPGKMEFHLIPHSLPGYTDSKTIRIVYDIPTGIQGPEHPNPGKKFTARGFPRHCYLPDNEKGRKVLKLLIVAWDRRLIFTIGTSNTTGESDTVVWNEIHHKTEFGSNLTGHGYPDPNYLDNVLAELLAQGVSEATLKD